The Deltaproteobacteria bacterium region GCCCGCAAGTACGGGTCCACCGGGGACGCCACCCTCTGGATCGCCGGCCACACCGACACCGTCGCGGCGCCGGACTTCAACCAGAAGCTCTCGGAGGCCCGGGCCCTGGCGATCGGCCGCTACTTCACCCGGAAGGGGATCACGCTGCCGATCCGCTACCGGGGCTTCGGCGAGAGCGCCCTGGCCGTCGCCACCCCCGACGAGACCGACGAGGCGGCGAACCGCCGCGCCGAGTACGTCATCGCCGCCGAGGATCCCTACGTGGGCCGGGCGGTGAGCGGGAGCTGGAAGAAGCTGCGCTGATCCCAGCGTGGGTTCAGGTCAGGTCGGAACCGTTCTAGAAGGGCGGGCCATGAGGAACCTGCTCGTGGCCCGCGTCCTTCCCTCCCTCCTCACGCTCCTGGCGCTCTGCGCCTGGCTCGCCCCGGCGGCCGCCCAGGAGGCCGCCCCGGCCGCGGCCCCGGAGGGTCCCTGCGCGACCCCCTACGCGGCGGTCGACGTGCTGCTCTCCTTCCAGCAGCCGGACAACCTGCGGCCCAAGAAGGCGGCAGCCTGCCTCGATCTCTCCGAGGAGCCCGACGCCTCGGTGGGGCCCGAGCGGGCCCGGCAGATCAAGGACATCCTCGACGCCCGCGGCCTCTGGGTGAAGATGGAGAGCCTGCCCAAGGACCCCGACCACGAGGACGAGGCCGGGAATCGCCGCTACGTCCTCTTCCCGAGCAAGCAGCCCGAGCTCTGGCTGGAGAAGGTGGGCGACCAGTGGCTCTGGAGCGCCTCGTCGGTCAGCCGCGCCCCCGCGCTCTACGCGGACACCTTCGCCGTCGATCTCCAGACCCTCTCCCGGCGCCTGCCGGAGTGGATGCAGGGCTCGGTCCTCGGCCTGGAGATCTGGAAGATCCTGGGCCTGCTGATCCTGATCCTCCTGGCCCTCTTCGTGCGGGTGCTGGTGGTGCTGGTGGTCACCTCCCAGCTGCGCCGGTGGATGGGCAAGCTCGGCGTGACCTGGGGGGAGGAGCTGCTCAACAAGGTCTCCAAGCCCCTGGGGGTCCTGGCGGCGGCCGCTACGGCGGCGCTGCTCCTGCCCGCGCTGCGCCTGCCGGTGAAGACCGCGGCCATGGCCGTGCTGGTGGTGAAGGTGCTGGCGGCCTTCAGCCTGGTCTGGGCGGCCTACCGCCTCATCGACCTCTTCGTCGGCTGGCTGGAGTCGAAGGCGGCGGCCACCGAGACCAAGATGGACGACCAGTTGGTGCCCCTGGTGGCCACGGCGCTGAAGGTCTTCACCGTGGCCCTCGGGGTGGTCTTCGTCCTGCAGAACCTCGACGTGGACGTGGGCAGCCTCCTGGCCGGCCTCGGCATCGGCGGCCTGGCCTTCGCCCTGGCGGCGCAGGACACCGTGAAGAACCTCTTCGGCGCCCTCACGATCTTCCTC contains the following coding sequences:
- a CDS encoding mechanosensitive ion channel family protein, coding for MRNLLVARVLPSLLTLLALCAWLAPAAAQEAAPAAAPEGPCATPYAAVDVLLSFQQPDNLRPKKAAACLDLSEEPDASVGPERARQIKDILDARGLWVKMESLPKDPDHEDEAGNRRYVLFPSKQPELWLEKVGDQWLWSASSVSRAPALYADTFAVDLQTLSRRLPEWMQGSVLGLEIWKILGLLILILLALFVRVLVVLVVTSQLRRWMGKLGVTWGEELLNKVSKPLGVLAAAATAALLLPALRLPVKTAAMAVLVVKVLAAFSLVWAAYRLIDLFVGWLESKAAATETKMDDQLVPLVATALKVFTVALGVVFVLQNLDVDVGSLLAGLGIGGLAFALAAQDTVKNLFGALTIFLDRPFHIGDWVATAGTEGVVESVGFRSVRIRTFYNSLISVPNARVADSTVDNYGARQYRRVKATLGLTYDTSPDQMQAFVEGIRAILKANPATRKDVYEIHFRDFGQSSLEVMLYFFLKVPGWSEELKARHDIFLEILRLAKELNVDFAFPTQTLHVESVAEAGKTFERETPEGLAEVIAAFGPEGSKSRPEGRMITEGYYAEKP